The following are from one region of the Geoalkalibacter subterraneus genome:
- a CDS encoding IS4 family transposase: MDQIVAETVSCQNQINSFFDNQRIALLLKQSNVAKQYGIAPVVVMRMIFSLVFTGKNLFRYLQADDSGREIGKDTVYRFLNSVNANWRKFLHLLCAIVLNKKILPLTSTDTPKVFIVDDSLYNRNRSKNVELLARVHDHNDHRYYRGFRLLTLGWSDGSSFLPVSFSLLSSAQKKNRLAEAAEIDKRTNGFKRRAESLRKAPDVLMDLVKQARDSGISADYLLFDSWFAFPSTIIGLLELKQQVICMLKSAKTKYGYNGFDLTLDELYKSVFKRRGRAKILASVEVELGTNSNNETVMAKIVFVRARGAKKKWLALLSTDLELTDEEIVKLYKRRWDIEVFFKISKSYLRLAKEFQSRSYDALVAHTTIVFARYIMLELARRSAKDPRTLGSLFHAGCDELRQTSFAEAVTLLLTSLRQLIKGFGDKIAAPIAQALDAFWAQMPSLLRRPMLLPACIF, from the coding sequence TTGGATCAGATTGTAGCAGAAACCGTTTCATGCCAGAATCAAATTAATTCGTTCTTTGACAATCAGCGCATCGCACTACTACTGAAGCAAAGCAACGTGGCCAAACAGTACGGGATCGCTCCCGTTGTGGTGATGCGGATGATCTTCAGCCTGGTATTCACCGGCAAGAATCTCTTCCGCTACCTCCAGGCGGATGACTCCGGACGTGAGATTGGCAAGGACACCGTTTACCGCTTTCTCAATTCGGTCAATGCCAACTGGCGCAAGTTCCTGCATTTGCTCTGTGCAATTGTCCTCAACAAGAAGATTCTGCCGCTGACATCGACAGACACACCCAAGGTCTTCATTGTTGACGACTCGCTCTACAACCGCAATCGGAGCAAAAATGTTGAACTGCTGGCGCGTGTCCATGACCATAATGATCATCGCTACTACCGCGGTTTCCGACTGCTGACCCTGGGCTGGTCGGACGGTTCAAGTTTCTTGCCGGTTTCATTCAGCCTGCTCAGCTCCGCCCAAAAGAAAAATCGACTGGCGGAAGCGGCTGAGATCGACAAACGAACTAACGGGTTTAAACGCCGCGCTGAAAGCCTGCGCAAGGCTCCCGATGTCCTCATGGATCTTGTGAAACAGGCCCGCGATAGCGGCATCAGTGCCGATTACCTGCTGTTTGATAGCTGGTTCGCTTTTCCTTCGACGATCATCGGCCTTCTTGAACTGAAGCAACAGGTCATCTGCATGCTCAAATCGGCGAAGACCAAATATGGCTATAACGGTTTCGACCTGACCTTGGATGAACTGTACAAGAGCGTTTTCAAACGTCGCGGCCGGGCGAAAATCCTGGCATCGGTCGAGGTTGAGCTGGGGACGAACAGCAACAATGAGACCGTTATGGCCAAGATAGTTTTCGTTCGGGCTCGTGGCGCCAAGAAGAAGTGGCTGGCGCTTTTGTCCACCGATCTGGAGCTCACCGACGAAGAGATTGTCAAACTCTATAAACGCCGCTGGGACATCGAGGTGTTCTTCAAGATCTCAAAGAGCTATTTGCGCTTGGCCAAAGAGTTCCAGAGCCGTAGCTACGATGCGTTGGTTGCCCATACAACGATTGTGTTTGCCCGTTATATCATGCTGGAATTGGCCAGGCGTTCGGCAAAAGACCCAAGAACGCTGGGCAGCCTGTTCCATGCCGGGTGCGATGAGTTGCGGCAAACCAGTTTTGCCGAAGCCGTCACCTTGTTGTTGACCTCGTTGCGGCAGTTGATTAAGGGGTTCGGCGATAAAATCGCGGCACCAATCGCGCAGGCCCTGGACGCATTTTGGGCGCAAATGCCGAGCTTATTGCGAAGGCCGATGCTACTTCCAGCCTGTATTTTTTAA
- a CDS encoding Fic family protein, which yields MKRELQGKYVTISTVGEKAQAFVPAPLPPRPPIDWTPELRSKFDQALLALGRLDSVSTLLPDTSLFLYMYVRKEAVLSSMIEGTQSSLSDLLLFELDQEPGVPLDDVREVSNYVAALDHGLRLLGEGLPLSLRLFREIHGVLLTKGRGSNQTPGEFRRSQNWIGGTRPGNAAFVPPPAEEVLECMSKLEFFLHDQPEPTPVLLKAALAHVQFETIHPFLDGNGRLGRLLIALLLCEQKVLREPMLYLSLYFKTHRQYYYELLNNVRMTGDWEAWLDFFSEAVIVTATQAVETAQQLLDLSNQDRDKISGLGRAAASTLQIHRALMEHPIATSGSLVEKTGITPATVNKALGHLEQLGIVKELTARKRNRLFSYAGYIEIMSRGTELPGR from the coding sequence ATGAAGCGAGAACTCCAAGGCAAATACGTGACCATATCGACGGTGGGTGAGAAGGCCCAGGCCTTCGTGCCCGCGCCGCTGCCGCCGCGTCCGCCCATCGACTGGACCCCGGAGCTGCGCAGCAAGTTTGACCAGGCGCTGCTGGCGCTCGGGCGGCTGGACAGCGTCTCAACCTTGCTGCCGGACACCTCGCTGTTCCTCTACATGTACGTCCGTAAGGAAGCGGTGCTCTCCTCCATGATCGAGGGAACCCAGTCGTCGCTGTCGGATCTGCTGCTGTTCGAGCTGGATCAGGAACCGGGTGTACCACTGGATGATGTGCGAGAGGTCAGCAACTATGTCGCCGCCCTCGATCACGGCCTGCGTCTGTTGGGGGAAGGGCTGCCGCTGTCGCTGCGCTTGTTCCGCGAGATCCATGGCGTTCTGCTGACTAAGGGCCGGGGCAGCAATCAGACACCAGGGGAATTTCGGCGCAGCCAGAACTGGATCGGAGGCACCCGGCCCGGCAATGCGGCCTTCGTTCCGCCTCCGGCCGAAGAGGTGCTGGAGTGCATGAGCAAGCTGGAGTTCTTCCTCCATGACCAGCCGGAACCGACTCCGGTGCTGCTCAAGGCGGCGCTGGCCCATGTGCAGTTCGAGACGATCCACCCATTTCTGGACGGTAACGGCCGTCTCGGTCGTCTGCTGATTGCGCTGCTTTTGTGCGAGCAGAAGGTGCTGCGGGAGCCGATGCTCTACCTCAGCCTCTATTTCAAAACACATCGCCAGTACTACTACGAGCTGCTCAACAACGTGCGTATGACAGGTGACTGGGAAGCCTGGCTCGACTTCTTCTCCGAGGCGGTGATCGTCACCGCCACCCAGGCGGTGGAAACGGCGCAGCAACTTCTCGACCTTTCGAACCAGGACCGCGACAAGATCAGCGGTCTCGGCCGGGCGGCTGCATCCACGCTGCAGATTCACCGGGCGCTGATGGAGCATCCCATCGCCACCTCGGGCTCGTTGGTGGAGAAGACCGGCATCACCCCGGCCACGGTCAACAAGGCACTCGGCCACCTGGAACAGCTCGGCATCGTTAAGGAGCTGACTGCCCGGAAGCGTAACCGCCTGTTCAGTTATGCGGGCTATATCGAGATCATGAGTCGCGGTACGGAACTGCCGGGTAGGTAG